A single Agromyces sp. CF514 DNA region contains:
- a CDS encoding alanine--tRNA ligase-related protein: MTADEIRKAFLDYMTERGHEVIPRAPLIPRDDPTTLFTGSGMQPLLPYLLGAEHPAGSRLADSQTCLRVQDIEEVGDNRHTTFFEMLGNWSLGDYFKDEQIPQIWTFLTERVGLDPDRIYVSCFSGDPEHGIPKDEEAADVWTRLFDEAGVSADRVDVGTEEHAAAVGTDGARIAFYGKKNWWCRGGSAADMPVGEPGGPDSEIFYLFPNVEHDRSYGEHCHQNCDCGRFIELGNSVFMEYRRTETGFEHLPRRNVDYGGGLARIAAAAMDSPDVFRITLLWPIIERLQELTGRSYEDDTRAMRVVADHLRGAVFLGVDGVRPSNKAQGYVMRRLIRRAIRFASDLGLEQDFFTEVVPTIAGIYEEHYPEVGAHVDEVTAVLAKEEQAFRRSLRKGLRQLESYRATGVSGRELFLLSDTFGFPVELSTEEARTRGIAISPDWRAEFDEQLAAQRQRSQRATTLHV; this comes from the coding sequence GTGACGGCAGACGAGATCCGCAAGGCGTTCCTCGACTACATGACCGAGCGCGGCCACGAGGTCATCCCCCGCGCACCGCTCATTCCACGGGACGACCCGACGACCCTGTTCACCGGCAGCGGCATGCAGCCGCTGCTGCCCTACCTGCTCGGCGCCGAGCATCCGGCGGGCAGCCGCCTCGCCGACAGCCAGACCTGCCTCAGGGTGCAGGACATCGAGGAGGTCGGCGACAACCGGCACACGACCTTCTTCGAGATGCTCGGCAACTGGAGCCTGGGCGACTACTTCAAGGATGAGCAGATCCCGCAGATCTGGACCTTCCTGACCGAGAGAGTCGGGCTCGACCCGGACCGCATCTACGTGTCGTGCTTCAGCGGCGACCCCGAGCACGGCATCCCGAAGGACGAGGAGGCCGCCGACGTCTGGACGCGCCTGTTCGACGAGGCCGGCGTCTCGGCCGACCGCGTCGATGTCGGCACCGAGGAGCACGCCGCGGCCGTCGGCACCGATGGCGCCCGTATCGCGTTCTACGGCAAGAAGAACTGGTGGTGCCGGGGCGGCTCGGCCGCCGACATGCCGGTCGGCGAGCCCGGCGGTCCCGACAGCGAGATCTTCTACCTCTTCCCGAACGTCGAGCACGACCGCTCCTACGGCGAGCACTGCCACCAGAACTGCGACTGCGGCCGCTTCATCGAGCTCGGCAACTCGGTGTTCATGGAGTACCGCCGCACCGAGACCGGGTTCGAGCACCTCCCGCGACGCAACGTCGACTACGGAGGTGGGCTCGCGCGCATAGCGGCCGCCGCGATGGACAGCCCCGACGTCTTCCGCATCACGCTGCTCTGGCCGATCATCGAGCGCCTCCAGGAGCTCACGGGGCGTTCGTACGAGGACGACACGCGGGCGATGCGCGTCGTGGCCGACCACCTCCGGGGAGCAGTGTTCCTCGGGGTCGACGGCGTGCGGCCGAGCAACAAGGCGCAGGGCTACGTCATGCGCCGCCTCATCCGCCGCGCCATCCGATTCGCCTCGGATCTCGGGCTCGAGCAGGACTTCTTCACTGAGGTCGTGCCGACGATCGCCGGCATCTACGAGGAGCACTACCCCGAGGTGGGTGCGCACGTCGACGAGGTGACGGCCGTGCTCGCCAAGGAGGAGCAGGCGTTCCGACGGTCGCTCCGCAAGGGCCTCAGGCAGCTCGAGTCCTACCGCGCCACCGGGGTGAGCGGTCGTGAGCTGTTCCTGCTCTCGGACACGTTCGGGTTCCCGGTCGAGCTCTCGACCGAGGAGGCCCGCACGCGTGGCATCGCGATCAGCCCCGACTGGCGGGCGGAGTTCGACGAGCAGTTGGCGGCCCAGCGGCAGCGATCGCAGCGCGCCACGACCCTGCACGTGTGA
- a CDS encoding Lrp/AsnC family transcriptional regulator, with protein sequence MRTLDAIDRHILLELQHDGRLTNQELADRVGLSPSPCLRRVRQLQDDGIITGYTAEIAAGAVGLAITAFVRLRLSSHATDVVDAVEERLRTIPEVVEAYLLAGDDDYLAKVAVASFSEYEELMRTQLRAIPAIAGITTTFAFGVTKPRSPLPLG encoded by the coding sequence ATGCGCACCCTCGACGCCATCGATCGCCACATCCTGCTCGAACTCCAGCACGACGGCCGGCTCACGAACCAGGAGCTCGCCGACCGCGTCGGCCTGTCGCCGTCGCCCTGCCTGCGCCGCGTGCGCCAGCTCCAGGACGACGGCATCATCACGGGGTACACCGCGGAGATCGCCGCGGGCGCCGTCGGCCTCGCGATCACCGCGTTCGTGCGCCTGCGGCTCTCGTCGCACGCGACCGACGTCGTCGACGCGGTCGAGGAGCGGCTGCGCACGATTCCCGAGGTCGTCGAGGCCTACCTGCTCGCGGGCGACGACGACTACCTCGCGAAGGTCGCCGTGGCCTCGTTCAGCGAGTACGAGGAGCTCATGCGCACGCAGCTCCGAGCGATCCCCGCGATCGCGGGCATCACCACCACGTTCGCGTTCGGGGTCACGAAGCCGCGCTCGCCGCTGCCGTTGGGGTGA
- a CDS encoding DMT family transporter, which yields MPQHPARRDLIVGVVAMATAILLWASFALTLRGVGGSSLTTVDLSMLRFAAPVVVLAPWIPRAVREVGAERRATLVLLLVGGLPHFLVSALGGHLAPAALVGLIIPGTVPLFVTVIAFATLRGRMPVRQAASVTLIVAGVAAAALLMADSVPPLGLAALLAAGFVWAVYTLGLKRSSLSLTSTVLVICAPSALIAGALAVTGAMPSNLLAGSARPGDVVLFTVLQGIGTGVVSTIAYAHAVRVLGSGIAATAGALSPVVAAGLAVPLLGEPITAGIVVAMAIIVSGVLVFNAPGHRRAIAPDDGCRMPPPSASQGDEADARPVVPVAATAPATLAA from the coding sequence ATGCCCCAGCACCCTGCTCGCCGCGACCTCATCGTCGGAGTCGTCGCGATGGCGACCGCGATCCTGCTCTGGGCCTCGTTCGCGCTCACGCTCCGCGGCGTCGGCGGCTCGTCGCTCACGACCGTCGACCTGAGCATGCTGCGCTTCGCAGCCCCGGTGGTCGTGCTCGCGCCCTGGATCCCGCGGGCGGTCCGCGAGGTCGGCGCCGAACGGCGGGCGACGCTCGTGCTGCTGCTCGTCGGCGGCCTCCCGCACTTCCTCGTCTCGGCGCTCGGCGGGCACCTCGCGCCCGCGGCGCTCGTGGGACTCATCATCCCCGGCACGGTGCCGCTGTTCGTGACCGTGATCGCGTTCGCGACCCTGCGCGGCCGCATGCCCGTGCGGCAGGCGGCATCCGTCACCCTCATCGTCGCGGGGGTCGCTGCTGCGGCCCTGCTCATGGCCGACTCGGTGCCGCCGCTCGGCCTCGCCGCGCTGTTGGCCGCGGGGTTCGTCTGGGCGGTCTACACGCTCGGGCTGAAGCGCAGTTCGCTGAGCCTGACCAGCACCGTGCTGGTGATCTGCGCGCCGTCGGCGCTCATCGCCGGCGCACTCGCCGTGACCGGGGCGATGCCCTCGAACCTGCTCGCGGGGTCCGCTCGCCCCGGCGACGTCGTGCTGTTCACCGTGCTGCAGGGCATCGGCACGGGCGTCGTCTCCACGATCGCCTATGCCCACGCCGTCCGGGTGCTCGGCAGCGGCATCGCCGCGACGGCCGGCGCGCTGAGCCCTGTCGTGGCGGCCGGCCTCGCCGTGCCGCTGCTCGGCGAGCCGATCACGGCCGGCATCGTCGTGGCGATGGCGATCATCGTGTCGGGAGTGCTCGTCTTCAATGCGCCCGGCCACCGCAGGGCGATCGCGCCGGACGACGGATGCCGCATGCCGCCCCCCTCGGCATCGCAGGGCGACGAGGCGGACGCCCGTCCGGTCGTCCCGGTGGCGGCGACCGCTCCGGCGACCCTCGCCGCCTGA
- a CDS encoding endo alpha-1,4 polygalactosaminidase gives MTHRAGPRLARCALAVALAATLLCGCSSTGDDDAAEVTPPPAGAAPDYQLGGAYEPDPAVGIVARDRTSDPDPERYSICYVNGFQTQPGERGLWPDGVVLTSDGTDVVDPDWPDEALLDTSTAARRATIATTVGPWIRGCADDGFDAVEFDNLDSYTRSGGALTLDDNLALATTLVGIAHAEGLAAGQKNAAEATERLHDEAGFDFAVVEECMAYDECDSYTEAYGDRVIAIEYPDELPRPFAEMCADPHAPASLVLRDRDLTVPGDPAHRFELCDP, from the coding sequence ATGACCCACCGAGCCGGCCCACGCCTCGCACGCTGCGCGCTCGCCGTCGCGCTCGCCGCCACGCTCCTCTGCGGCTGCTCGTCGACCGGCGATGACGATGCCGCCGAGGTGACGCCGCCGCCTGCGGGCGCAGCACCCGACTACCAGCTCGGCGGCGCCTACGAACCCGACCCCGCCGTCGGCATCGTGGCCCGCGACCGCACGAGCGATCCGGACCCGGAGCGTTATTCGATCTGCTACGTCAACGGCTTCCAGACGCAACCGGGCGAGCGCGGCCTCTGGCCCGACGGCGTCGTGCTCACCAGCGACGGCACGGATGTCGTCGACCCCGACTGGCCCGACGAGGCGCTGCTCGACACCTCGACCGCGGCACGGCGGGCAACCATCGCCACCACCGTCGGCCCGTGGATCCGTGGCTGCGCCGACGACGGATTCGACGCCGTCGAGTTCGACAACCTCGACTCGTACACGCGCTCGGGCGGCGCGCTGACGCTCGACGACAACCTCGCGCTCGCGACGACACTGGTCGGGATCGCGCACGCCGAAGGGCTGGCCGCGGGCCAGAAGAACGCCGCCGAGGCTACGGAGCGCCTGCACGACGAGGCGGGCTTCGACTTCGCCGTGGTCGAGGAGTGCATGGCCTACGACGAGTGCGACTCCTACACCGAGGCGTACGGCGACCGCGTCATCGCCATCGAGTACCCCGACGAGCTCCCCCGCCCGTTCGCCGAGATGTGCGCGGATCCCCATGCGCCGGCGTCGCTCGTGCTCCGCGATCGCGACCTGACCGTGCCCGGCGACCCGGCCCATCGGTTCGAGCTGTGCGATCCGTGA
- a CDS encoding nucleoside deaminase, with translation MTTDPTRVSVEDETRLLHAIEVARRSRAEGNHPFGAILVAPDGTVLEGLNSVVTAGDPTGHAETNLVRLASARIPAERLALSTLYTSTEPCAMCAGAIYWSGIGRVVYALPEQELAAMVPSQDGEPTMDLPCREVFARGGRAVHVAGPALIAEAADVHRGFWGA, from the coding sequence GTGACCACCGATCCGACACGCGTCTCAGTCGAAGACGAGACCCGCCTGCTGCACGCGATCGAGGTCGCCCGCAGGTCGCGCGCCGAAGGCAACCACCCGTTCGGCGCGATCCTCGTCGCGCCCGACGGCACGGTGCTCGAGGGCCTCAACTCGGTCGTCACCGCGGGCGACCCGACCGGCCACGCCGAGACGAACCTCGTGCGGCTGGCGAGCGCTCGGATCCCGGCCGAGCGGCTCGCGCTCAGCACCCTGTACACGAGCACCGAGCCGTGCGCGATGTGCGCCGGCGCGATCTACTGGTCGGGCATCGGGCGCGTCGTCTACGCCCTGCCCGAGCAGGAGCTCGCGGCCATGGTGCCGAGCCAGGACGGCGAGCCCACGATGGACCTGCCGTGCCGCGAGGTGTTCGCCCGCGGCGGTCGCGCGGTCCACGTGGCCGGCCCCGCGCTCATCGCCGAGGCGGCCGACGTGCACCGCGGGTTCTGGGGCGCCTGA
- a CDS encoding diacylglycerol kinase family protein, giving the protein MSKRTAVVWNPSKTDRRELEQPLIASLDPGSDVSWFETSVEDPGQGAAARALATAPDLLLVAGGDGTVRAVAEHLAEARAGVDLGIVPLGTGNLLARNLGVPLNDIPAAVERALTGDGRPVDVGWVDVDLEHGTERHAFVVMIGFGIDAHMIAETDDDLKDKAGWLAYVESLGRAVAATDVLPFRLAIDDGPSHDEEGHTLLVANCGTLQGGLALLPDADPADGELDFVLLSAEGLAQWLGTLKTMVWDNGLRRMITGGEASDSDTITHGRAQKLHVSLPEARAFEVDGEEIGDATGITVEIQPSALRVR; this is encoded by the coding sequence ATGTCGAAACGCACCGCAGTGGTCTGGAACCCGTCCAAGACCGACCGGCGGGAACTGGAGCAGCCGCTCATCGCCTCGCTCGACCCCGGGTCGGACGTGAGCTGGTTCGAGACCAGCGTCGAGGACCCGGGCCAGGGTGCGGCAGCACGTGCGCTGGCCACGGCCCCGGATCTCCTGCTCGTCGCGGGCGGCGACGGCACCGTGCGGGCGGTCGCCGAGCACCTCGCCGAAGCGCGAGCAGGGGTCGACCTGGGCATCGTCCCGCTGGGCACCGGGAACCTGCTCGCTCGAAACCTCGGCGTTCCCCTCAACGACATCCCGGCAGCGGTCGAGCGTGCGCTGACGGGCGACGGGCGACCGGTCGACGTCGGCTGGGTCGACGTCGACCTCGAGCACGGCACCGAGCGCCACGCCTTCGTGGTGATGATCGGGTTCGGCATCGACGCCCACATGATCGCCGAGACCGACGACGACCTCAAGGACAAGGCGGGCTGGCTCGCCTACGTCGAGTCGCTCGGCCGCGCGGTGGCCGCGACCGACGTCCTGCCGTTCCGCCTCGCGATCGACGATGGGCCGTCTCACGACGAGGAGGGCCACACGCTGCTCGTCGCGAACTGCGGCACCCTCCAGGGCGGGCTGGCCCTCCTGCCCGACGCGGACCCGGCCGACGGCGAGCTGGATTTCGTCCTCCTGAGCGCCGAAGGACTGGCGCAGTGGTTGGGAACGTTGAAGACCATGGTCTGGGACAACGGTCTCCGGCGCATGATCACCGGCGGCGAAGCATCCGACTCGGACACGATCACCCACGGACGCGCGCAGAAGCTCCACGTCTCCCTGCCCGAGGCCAGGGCCTTCGAAGTCGACGGCGAGGAGATCGGCGATGCGACGGGGATCACCGTCGAGATCCAACCGTCCGCACTCCGCGTGAGATGA
- a CDS encoding MarR family winged helix-turn-helix transcriptional regulator, whose translation MDQSAESKQSSGYWYPSGHAAENVDVLNLLRRYRNAEAAMRVRTRADMGMGETDLLALRYLLRAQREGRPMVQRDLANLLGISAASTTALVDRLAKSGHVAREPHPTDGRAVIVVPTVDTDQEVRATLGAMHRRMIAVVDELEPEEISTIARFLTGMLVAVEDHDDVEPLPAPAEGSHTPTE comes from the coding sequence ATGGACCAGTCCGCGGAATCCAAGCAGAGTTCGGGCTACTGGTATCCATCCGGTCACGCCGCGGAGAATGTCGACGTCCTCAACCTGCTCAGGCGCTACCGCAACGCCGAGGCGGCGATGCGCGTGCGAACCAGGGCCGACATGGGCATGGGCGAGACCGACCTGCTCGCGCTCCGCTACCTCCTCAGAGCGCAGCGCGAAGGACGACCCATGGTGCAGCGCGACCTCGCGAACCTGCTCGGCATCTCCGCCGCGTCGACGACCGCCCTCGTCGATCGCCTGGCCAAGAGCGGCCATGTCGCACGCGAACCCCATCCGACCGACGGGCGCGCGGTCATCGTCGTGCCGACCGTCGACACCGATCAGGAGGTGCGGGCCACGCTCGGCGCGATGCACCGACGCATGATCGCCGTCGTCGACGAGCTCGAGCCCGAGGAGATCTCCACCATCGCCCGGTTCCTGACCGGCATGCTCGTCGCCGTCGAAGACCACGACGACGTGGAGCCGCTTCCCGCCCCGGCAGAGGGGTCGCACACTCCGACGGAGTGA
- a CDS encoding HAMP domain-containing sensor histidine kinase: MHRQPGPSVRLKLALSYAGFLFVAVVLLLAVVWAFLLRYVPAEAIATIGGFVPGRDDLVRAFAPAATWVILFLLVFGLLGGWILAGRMLAPLTRITRATRRAADGSLSHRIELAGRRDEFRELADSFDAMLGRLEAQVDEQRRFAANASHELRTPLATSRTLLEVARTDPGRDVDVLLERLQAVNARAIELTEALLLLSRADQRSFDVEQVDLSLLAEQAAETLLPLAERRRVALEVSGELARTVGSQPLLLQLITNLVHNAIVHNLPTGGVVRVTTVHRADAAALVVENTGPEVAPELLSTLTEPFRRGTDRIRSDDAGVGLGLAIVQSIVRAHDGALMLAPRDGGGLRVEVRLPVG; encoded by the coding sequence ATGCATAGGCAGCCAGGGCCGAGCGTCCGACTGAAGCTCGCGCTCAGCTATGCGGGGTTCCTGTTCGTCGCCGTCGTGCTGCTGCTCGCGGTCGTGTGGGCGTTCCTGCTGCGGTACGTGCCTGCGGAGGCGATCGCCACGATCGGCGGATTCGTGCCCGGCCGTGACGACCTCGTTCGCGCGTTCGCGCCTGCGGCGACCTGGGTCATCCTGTTCCTGCTGGTGTTCGGGCTGCTCGGCGGATGGATCCTGGCCGGTCGCATGCTCGCCCCGTTGACCCGCATCACGCGCGCGACCCGCAGGGCGGCCGACGGCTCGCTGTCGCATCGGATCGAGCTCGCCGGGCGCCGCGACGAGTTCCGCGAGCTGGCAGACAGCTTCGACGCCATGCTCGGCCGCCTCGAGGCGCAGGTCGACGAGCAGCGACGGTTCGCCGCGAACGCATCGCACGAGCTCCGCACCCCGCTCGCGACATCTCGGACCCTCCTCGAAGTCGCCCGAACCGATCCCGGGCGCGATGTCGACGTGCTGCTCGAGCGGCTGCAGGCGGTCAACGCCCGTGCGATCGAGCTCACCGAGGCACTCCTGCTGCTCAGCCGGGCCGACCAGCGGTCGTTCGATGTCGAGCAGGTCGACCTGTCGCTGCTGGCCGAGCAGGCGGCCGAGACGCTGCTGCCGCTCGCGGAGCGGCGTCGTGTCGCGCTCGAGGTCTCGGGCGAGCTCGCGAGAACGGTCGGTTCGCAGCCGCTCCTGCTGCAGCTGATCACCAACCTCGTGCACAACGCGATCGTGCACAACCTGCCGACCGGCGGCGTCGTGCGGGTCACCACGGTGCACCGTGCGGATGCCGCCGCGCTCGTCGTCGAGAACACCGGCCCCGAGGTCGCTCCCGAGCTGCTGTCGACGCTGACCGAGCCGTTCCGCCGTGGCACCGACCGCATCCGCAGCGATGACGCGGGGGTGGGGCTCGGGTTGGCGATCGTGCAGAGCATCGTCCGTGCGCACGACGGCGCCCTGATGCTGGCGCCGCGCGACGGCGGCGGACTGCGGGTCGAGGTGAGGCTGCCCGTCGGGTGA
- a CDS encoding response regulator transcription factor — translation MRVLIVEDEPFLAEAIRDGLRLEAIAADIAGDGDTALELLGLNAYDIAVLDRDIPGPSGDEVAARIVASGSGLPVLMLTAADRLDDKASGFELGADDYLTKPFELRELVMRLRALARRREHARPPVLEAGGLRVDPFRREVYRDGRYVALTRKQFAVLEVLVAADGGVISAEELLERAWDENADPFTNAVRITVSALRKRLGEPWLIATVPGVGYRIDAGTDAAAEAGSHA, via the coding sequence GTGCGAGTGCTGATCGTCGAAGACGAGCCCTTCCTGGCGGAGGCGATCCGCGACGGCCTGCGCCTCGAGGCGATCGCCGCCGACATCGCGGGCGATGGCGACACCGCGCTCGAACTGCTCGGCCTCAATGCGTACGACATCGCGGTGCTCGATCGCGACATCCCCGGGCCCTCGGGCGACGAGGTCGCGGCACGCATCGTCGCGTCGGGCAGCGGACTGCCGGTGCTCATGCTCACGGCCGCCGATCGGCTCGACGACAAGGCCTCGGGGTTCGAGCTCGGTGCCGACGACTACCTCACCAAGCCGTTCGAGCTCCGCGAGCTCGTGATGCGGCTCCGGGCCCTCGCCCGCCGGCGCGAGCACGCGAGGCCGCCCGTGCTCGAGGCGGGCGGATTACGCGTCGACCCGTTCCGGCGCGAGGTGTACCGCGACGGACGCTACGTCGCGCTCACCCGCAAGCAGTTCGCCGTGCTCGAGGTGCTCGTGGCGGCCGACGGCGGCGTGATCAGCGCCGAGGAGCTGCTCGAGCGCGCGTGGGACGAGAATGCCGACCCGTTCACGAACGCCGTGCGCATCACCGTCTCCGCGCTGCGCAAGCGGCTCGGCGAGCCCTGGCTGATCGCCACGGTGCCGGGCGTCGGCTACCGCATCGATGCGGGCACGGATGCCGCGGCCGAGGCCGGATCCCATGCATAG
- a CDS encoding M15 family metallopeptidase, giving the protein MLREPSRTTRRATSVLLVVVALAAAAVVAVLVGRLSAASPSSASPAAPALADRAAGDDGDVAEGTTVFDDVAAVTNLEPGLLDAIRRAAADASLDGVAFEVNDGWRSPEYQERLLHEAVVEYGSEAEAARWVATPETSPHVHGDAIDIGPWDAAEWLSEHGADYGLCQIYDNEPWHFELRPEAVEGECPDLYFDPTFDPRMQG; this is encoded by the coding sequence ATGCTCAGAGAACCCTCACGAACGACCCGCCGTGCGACATCCGTGCTGCTCGTCGTCGTTGCGCTCGCCGCCGCAGCCGTCGTCGCAGTGCTCGTCGGGCGCCTGTCGGCGGCATCCCCGTCGTCGGCCTCGCCCGCCGCACCGGCCCTCGCCGATCGGGCGGCCGGCGATGACGGAGACGTCGCAGAAGGCACGACCGTCTTCGACGACGTGGCGGCCGTCACGAACCTCGAACCGGGCCTGCTCGACGCGATTCGACGTGCTGCCGCCGATGCGTCCCTCGACGGAGTCGCATTCGAGGTGAACGACGGCTGGCGCTCCCCCGAGTACCAGGAGCGATTGCTGCACGAGGCCGTGGTCGAATACGGCTCCGAGGCCGAGGCGGCGCGGTGGGTCGCCACGCCCGAGACCTCGCCGCACGTGCACGGCGACGCGATCGACATCGGTCCATGGGATGCCGCGGAGTGGCTGTCCGAGCACGGGGCCGACTACGGGCTGTGCCAGATCTACGACAACGAGCCGTGGCACTTCGAGCTGCGCCCCGAGGCCGTCGAGGGCGAGTGCCCCGACCTGTACTTCGACCCCACCTTCGATCCGCGGATGCAGGGATGA
- a CDS encoding VanZ family protein, whose amino-acid sequence MTRAEPIGASTSTTSTTRTALSLLFAIYLFLLVWLVLWKLQVPSVGGVERVVKLVPFVSTASAGASAMWEVTGNLLAFIPFGLYLGLLAPRMPWWKATAVVAATSAMLEAAQFALAIGRSDLTDVIMNASGGLVGFALAVLLRRALGTTTGRAMTVVCAIGTAVALVAVATFAAAPITRAPRGSMPMSSSMSASMPVSAGGPASAEDRGHDVVRVPVGAGVGPSGGDPDAVSEEVRLAALPVV is encoded by the coding sequence ATGACCCGCGCCGAGCCCATCGGGGCGTCGACGAGCACGACCTCGACGACCCGCACTGCGCTGTCGCTGCTGTTCGCGATCTACCTGTTCCTGCTCGTCTGGCTGGTGCTCTGGAAGCTCCAGGTGCCGTCGGTCGGCGGCGTGGAGCGCGTGGTGAAGCTCGTGCCGTTCGTCTCCACGGCGAGCGCAGGAGCCAGCGCCATGTGGGAGGTGACCGGCAATCTGCTGGCCTTCATCCCGTTCGGGCTCTACCTGGGCCTGCTCGCGCCGAGGATGCCGTGGTGGAAGGCGACGGCGGTCGTCGCCGCGACGAGCGCGATGCTCGAGGCCGCCCAGTTCGCGCTCGCGATCGGGCGCTCGGACCTCACCGACGTCATCATGAACGCATCCGGCGGGCTGGTCGGGTTCGCGCTCGCCGTCCTGCTGCGACGCGCACTCGGCACGACAACGGGCCGCGCCATGACCGTGGTGTGCGCCATCGGGACCGCGGTCGCGCTCGTCGCCGTCGCAACCTTCGCCGCCGCGCCGATCACCCGTGCCCCGCGGGGGTCCATGCCGATGAGCTCCTCGATGTCGGCATCGATGCCCGTCTCTGCAGGAGGGCCGGCGTCAGCCGAAGATCGCGGTCACGATGTCGTGCGTGTACCCGTCGGGGCCGGCGTTGGACCATCTGGTGGCGATCCAGACGCCGTCTCGGAAGAAGTGCGACTCGCCGCTCTGCCCGTCGTCTGA